One uncultured Hyphomonas sp. genomic region harbors:
- a CDS encoding cation:proton antiporter: protein MHEGSHEILIKDALVFLIAAGLLVPALRMLKLPAVVGFILAGVALGPWGLGSFSDTWAPLGMFTIAEPGAAAPFAELGVLFLLFLLGLELSVEQLWSLRRIVFGAGIVQAAASAILLALLATVFDFDLTAAIVVGLALALSSTAVVMQLMTANHQASAPVGRTALGVLLFQDILVAPILIFVGFASSDAGANLGTVLLEAAVQGVLAVGILLVIGRFLLRRLFQMAADAGGRDFLMAITLLTVVGAAVLTASAGLSIALGAFLAGLMLGETEFKHQTEVDLDPFKGLLLGVFFMTVGLGLDLGVIAREWPLVLAGLIALLTVKYAIAWVAVRIFGRSPELATETAGLLAPAGEFAFVVLAAGAAGGVITGEQATLVSAVAGLSMLLIPVTWRGSQSLVRRMQSKGQGQATTLPAEKAELENHVIIAGFGRVGQAVARILDEENTRVVALDSRPDTVARLRKQGWSVYFGDGARKEILDKAGLSGAAMVVVTIDDPQAAEHIVRAVRRGRPEIPILARAQDADHSRSLFQAGATHVVPDAIEAGLQMSARALEQFGYTPDTVRSLIGAERDAEYRKAMLEQS from the coding sequence ATGCACGAAGGAAGCCACGAAATCCTGATCAAGGACGCGCTGGTCTTCCTGATCGCAGCAGGCCTGCTCGTGCCTGCGCTGCGCATGCTGAAGCTGCCGGCGGTGGTCGGCTTCATCCTGGCGGGTGTGGCGCTCGGGCCGTGGGGGCTCGGCTCGTTCTCGGATACCTGGGCGCCGCTTGGCATGTTTACCATTGCCGAGCCCGGAGCGGCAGCGCCTTTCGCCGAACTGGGCGTGCTGTTCCTTCTCTTCCTGCTGGGGCTGGAACTCTCTGTCGAACAGCTCTGGTCCCTGCGCCGGATCGTGTTCGGCGCAGGCATCGTTCAGGCTGCGGCCAGCGCCATTCTGCTGGCGCTGCTGGCCACGGTGTTCGATTTCGACCTGACGGCGGCCATCGTGGTGGGGCTGGCGCTCGCCCTGTCCTCCACCGCCGTGGTGATGCAGCTGATGACGGCAAACCACCAGGCCTCGGCGCCGGTCGGGCGGACGGCACTGGGCGTGCTGTTGTTCCAGGACATTCTGGTCGCCCCGATCCTGATCTTTGTCGGCTTCGCCTCGTCCGACGCCGGGGCAAACCTTGGCACGGTCCTGCTGGAGGCCGCGGTACAGGGCGTTCTGGCGGTCGGCATCCTGCTGGTGATCGGCCGATTCCTGCTGCGCCGCCTGTTCCAGATGGCGGCGGATGCCGGCGGGCGGGACTTCCTGATGGCGATCACGTTGCTCACCGTGGTGGGCGCCGCCGTGCTGACGGCCAGTGCGGGCCTGTCCATCGCGCTCGGCGCCTTCCTCGCCGGCCTGATGCTGGGCGAGACGGAATTCAAGCACCAGACCGAAGTCGACCTCGACCCGTTCAAGGGCCTTCTGCTGGGCGTCTTCTTCATGACGGTGGGCCTCGGGCTCGATCTTGGCGTGATCGCCCGGGAATGGCCGCTGGTGCTGGCCGGGCTGATCGCGCTTCTGACGGTGAAATACGCCATTGCCTGGGTGGCTGTGCGGATCTTCGGGCGCAGCCCGGAACTCGCCACGGAGACGGCCGGCCTGCTGGCGCCTGCGGGGGAGTTCGCCTTCGTTGTGCTGGCGGCAGGCGCTGCGGGCGGTGTGATCACAGGCGAACAGGCAACGCTCGTCTCCGCCGTGGCGGGCCTGTCCATGCTGCTGATCCCGGTCACCTGGCGCGGCTCGCAATCCCTTGTGCGCCGTATGCAGAGCAAGGGGCAGGGCCAGGCCACGACGCTGCCAGCCGAGAAGGCGGAGCTGGAAAACCACGTCATCATCGCCGGGTTTGGCCGGGTGGGGCAGGCCGTGGCCCGCATCCTCGATGAGGAGAATACACGCGTCGTTGCGCTGGACAGCCGGCCGGATACGGTCGCCCGCCTGCGCAAACAGGGCTGGAGCGTCTATTTCGGCGATGGCGCCCGCAAGGAAATCCTCGACAAGGCCGGCCTGTCCGGCGCGGCGATGGTTGTGGTCACCATCGACGACCCGCAGGCCGCCGAACATATCGTCCGGGCCGTGCGCCGGGGCCGTCCGGAAATTCCGATTCTGGCCCGCGCGCAGGATGCCGACCATTCGCGCAGCCTGTTCCAGGCAGGCGCCACGCACGTCGTGCCGGACGCTATCGAGGCCGGTCTGCAGATGTCTGCCCGGGCGCTGGAACAGTTCGGCTACACGCCCGATACCGTCCGCTCGCTCATCGGGGCCGAGCGCGACGCCGAGTATCGCAAGGCCATGCTTGAGCAGAGCTGA
- a CDS encoding DUF1203 domain-containing protein: MPFRIRALPAAPFADLSGLSEAALSARLIKRLVVDSCPGYPCRVSLEDARPGETVHLLHFTHQDAATPFRASHAIYVRDGVAPADLPQGVVPEMIRRRMISLRAFDSSGMMVNADIAEGVDVAACIETLFRHPSTDYIHLHFAKQGCFAARVDRA, translated from the coding sequence ATGCCATTCCGGATCCGCGCCCTGCCCGCCGCCCCGTTTGCGGACCTGTCAGGCCTCAGCGAGGCGGCGCTGTCCGCCCGGCTTATCAAACGCCTGGTGGTGGATAGTTGCCCCGGCTATCCCTGCCGCGTCAGCCTTGAAGATGCCCGGCCGGGCGAAACGGTGCACCTGCTGCACTTCACGCATCAGGACGCTGCGACGCCGTTCCGGGCCAGTCACGCCATCTATGTGCGTGACGGCGTGGCGCCTGCCGACCTTCCGCAAGGCGTGGTTCCGGAGATGATCCGCAGGCGCATGATATCCCTGCGCGCCTTCGATTCCAGCGGCATGATGGTTAATGCAGACATCGCCGAGGGTGTTGACGTGGCGGCATGTATCGAAACGCTGTTTCGGCATCCGTCCACAGATTATATCCACCTACATTTTGCAAAGCAGGGTTGCTTTGCTGCAAGGGTCGATCGGGCGTAA
- a CDS encoding SulP family inorganic anion transporter yields MTSFTQKAAPPAPGFADLYTPKLVTVLREGYGLGQLRADAIAGLTVAIVALPLSIAIAVASGASPAQGLITAIIGGFLVSALGGSRFQIGGPAGAFIVLVNTTAATHGMDGLILAVLLSGMMLALAGWLRLGTFVKFVPYPVTVGFTAGIAIIIGSSQLKDLFGLTLSGAEPGPFLEKLPALAAAAPTADWHAFAIAAGTMAVIFTLKRHRPGWPGILLAVVLAAIVTAAANFDIATVGSRFGAMPAGLPMPHVPAISMAKVMDVLPAAISFTLLGAIESLLSAVVADGMTGRRHRSNCELVAQGAANIGSALFGGICVTGTIARTATNVRAGAHGPVSGMLHSVFLLGMMILAAPLIAFIPMAALAGVLAVVAWNMFEKHAFWRLLKASKGDAAVLLATFGLTVFRDLTEAIIVGFALGAALFIQRMSQAATVELGAPLVRADEADDLHERVPYDEATSTRRDVIVYRISGAFFFGAAATIGSVLDRIGDQHRALIVDFSQVPFIDSTAAHTIEGLVEAAHRRKIAVWLTGLSPANEAALAAHGVESPLVNVEPEISTAQAQALSMLDGG; encoded by the coding sequence ATGACTTCATTTACCCAGAAAGCGGCGCCGCCGGCGCCCGGTTTTGCCGATCTCTACACACCGAAACTGGTGACCGTGCTGCGCGAGGGCTACGGGCTGGGCCAGCTCAGGGCCGACGCGATCGCGGGCCTGACGGTGGCCATCGTCGCCCTGCCATTATCCATCGCCATAGCTGTCGCCTCAGGGGCGAGCCCGGCGCAGGGCCTGATCACGGCGATCATTGGCGGCTTCCTCGTCTCGGCCCTCGGCGGCAGCCGGTTCCAGATCGGCGGACCGGCAGGCGCCTTCATCGTTCTGGTCAACACGACGGCTGCGACCCATGGCATGGACGGGCTGATCCTGGCGGTGCTCCTGTCCGGCATGATGCTGGCGCTCGCGGGCTGGTTGCGTCTCGGCACGTTCGTAAAATTCGTGCCGTACCCCGTCACCGTTGGCTTCACGGCCGGCATCGCCATCATCATCGGCTCCAGCCAGCTGAAAGACCTGTTCGGCCTGACACTCTCCGGGGCGGAACCCGGGCCTTTCCTGGAAAAGCTGCCAGCGCTCGCCGCAGCCGCGCCCACGGCTGACTGGCACGCCTTCGCCATTGCGGCGGGCACAATGGCCGTGATCTTCACGCTGAAGCGCCACCGCCCCGGCTGGCCGGGCATTCTGCTGGCCGTGGTGCTGGCGGCGATTGTGACGGCCGCGGCGAATTTCGACATCGCGACCGTCGGGTCCCGCTTCGGGGCCATGCCGGCCGGCCTGCCGATGCCGCATGTGCCAGCCATTTCCATGGCCAAGGTGATGGACGTGCTGCCGGCGGCGATTTCGTTCACCCTGCTGGGTGCCATCGAATCGCTGCTCTCCGCCGTTGTGGCAGACGGGATGACCGGGCGGCGCCACCGCTCCAATTGCGAACTCGTGGCGCAGGGCGCGGCCAATATCGGCTCGGCCCTGTTCGGCGGCATCTGTGTGACCGGCACGATTGCGCGCACAGCCACGAATGTGCGGGCAGGGGCGCACGGGCCGGTCTCCGGCATGCTGCATTCGGTCTTCCTGCTGGGCATGATGATCCTCGCCGCGCCGCTGATTGCCTTCATCCCGATGGCGGCGCTGGCAGGCGTGCTGGCGGTGGTCGCGTGGAACATGTTCGAGAAGCACGCCTTCTGGCGGCTGCTGAAGGCCTCGAAAGGGGACGCGGCGGTTCTGCTCGCCACCTTTGGCCTGACCGTGTTCCGCGACCTCACCGAAGCCATCATTGTTGGCTTTGCCCTCGGCGCGGCCCTGTTCATCCAGCGCATGTCACAGGCGGCAACTGTGGAACTGGGCGCGCCTCTGGTGCGGGCGGACGAGGCGGACGACCTGCATGAGCGCGTCCCCTATGACGAGGCGACCAGCACCCGCCGCGACGTGATCGTCTACCGCATCTCGGGTGCTTTCTTCTTCGGCGCGGCCGCCACCATCGGCTCCGTGCTGGACCGGATCGGCGACCAGCACCGCGCCCTGATCGTGGACTTCTCACAGGTGCCTTTCATCGATTCGACCGCCGCCCACACGATCGAAGGCCTGGTCGAAGCCGCCCACCGCCGGAAGATCGCCGTCTGGCTCACCGGCCTCAGCCCCGCCAACGAGGCCGCCCTCGCAGCCCATGGCGTTGAATCGCCGCTCGTAAATGTGGAGCCGGAGATCAGCACAGCGCAGGCACAGGCCCTGTCGATGCTGGATGGAGGGTGA
- a CDS encoding YSC84-related protein, producing the protein MTRLRSMIAAACLAVGTVSVTACSTLPDEVDRAEIDADSRQALNQLYAKNDAARAIGQQARAVLVFPSIVKAGLGIGGAYGEGEMRQGGAVTGYYSTFTGSWGLQAGAQQYGYAVFLMNDDAVKYVRESEGWEIGVGPTVVLVNAGVAQNLSTTSLQDDAYAFIFDQKGLMAGISIEGTKINKLN; encoded by the coding sequence ATGACCCGTCTTCGTTCAATGATTGCTGCAGCCTGCCTTGCAGTGGGGACGGTTTCCGTCACCGCCTGCTCCACCCTGCCCGATGAGGTGGACCGCGCCGAAATCGACGCTGACAGCCGTCAGGCATTGAACCAGCTCTACGCCAAGAACGATGCCGCCCGCGCCATCGGCCAGCAGGCCCGCGCCGTGCTGGTGTTCCCGTCCATCGTGAAAGCCGGGCTAGGCATTGGCGGCGCGTATGGCGAAGGCGAGATGCGCCAGGGCGGCGCGGTCACCGGCTACTACTCCACCTTCACGGGCTCCTGGGGCCTGCAGGCAGGCGCGCAGCAATATGGCTATGCCGTCTTCCTGATGAATGACGACGCCGTGAAATACGTGCGCGAGTCCGAGGGCTGGGAAATCGGCGTCGGCCCGACCGTGGTGCTGGTGAATGCCGGTGTCGCGCAGAACCTGTCGACCACCTCCCTGCAGGACGACGCCTATGCCTTCATCTTCGACCAGAAGGGCCTGATGGCTGGCATCTCGATCGAAGGCACCAAGATCAACAAGCTGAACTGA
- a CDS encoding 2'-5' RNA ligase family protein, protein MSRALFTLALPEFAPGAREWVNHVRAAHDREFAGRVDPHFTLVFGNTSLDQDAYLAHVREVAGASAPFPFSCRKAEVGTDHQNDTGYAFLVPDVGHSEILGLRTALHTGIFAPLLRPDIPYRPHITAGRFDRVDAARPVCDTLNASGIDVSGRITALTVVAMQADGRIDEVASAPLGGRMV, encoded by the coding sequence GTGAGCCGCGCCTTATTCACGCTGGCCCTTCCGGAATTTGCACCGGGTGCCCGAGAATGGGTGAACCATGTACGTGCCGCCCACGACCGGGAGTTCGCCGGCAGGGTGGATCCGCACTTCACCCTCGTGTTTGGAAACACGTCCCTGGATCAGGACGCCTACCTCGCCCATGTGCGCGAAGTCGCAGGCGCGTCAGCCCCCTTCCCGTTTTCCTGCCGCAAGGCCGAGGTCGGGACGGACCATCAAAACGACACCGGCTATGCCTTTCTGGTGCCGGACGTGGGCCATAGTGAGATCCTGGGTCTCAGGACTGCCTTGCACACCGGCATCTTTGCCCCCCTCCTGCGGCCGGATATCCCGTACAGGCCGCACATCACGGCCGGCAGGTTTGACCGCGTTGATGCGGCCCGACCGGTTTGCGACACGCTGAATGCCTCCGGGATAGACGTGTCGGGCAGGATCACCGCCTTGACGGTGGTCGCCATGCAGGCGGATGGACGCATTGATGAGGTGGCCAGTGCTCCACTCGGCGGGCGCATGGTCTGA
- a CDS encoding ribonucleotide-diphosphate reductase subunit beta → MAATDSSLPGLLTPSVAYKPFRYPWAYDFWKKQQQVHWMPEEVPLGEDCKDWAVKLSDEERNLLTQIFRFFTQSDVEVGANYMEHYMPLFKPVEVSMMLSSFSNMETIHIAAYALLLETIGMPDSEFSAFMEYKEMAAKHDYLGQFDTKTNEDIAVSMAVFGAFTEGLQLFASFAMLMNFPRFNKMKGMGQIVSWSVRDESLHCEGMIKLFHTFCAETGVMTDELRERIRECCRTVVSLEDKFIELAFEMGPVEGMTADDIKNYIRYIADWRLGQLKLEPIYGVTKHPIPWLTEILNGVEHANFFEQRATEYSKGATKGDWHGDDGVWTKFDKRPAGKPDNVPAE, encoded by the coding sequence ATGGCTGCCACCGATTCTTCTCTTCCCGGACTGCTCACCCCAAGCGTGGCTTACAAGCCGTTCCGTTACCCGTGGGCGTATGATTTCTGGAAGAAGCAGCAGCAGGTCCACTGGATGCCGGAAGAGGTGCCGCTGGGCGAGGACTGCAAGGACTGGGCGGTGAAGCTCTCCGATGAGGAGCGCAACCTGCTGACGCAGATCTTCCGCTTCTTCACCCAGTCGGATGTCGAGGTCGGCGCCAACTACATGGAACACTACATGCCGCTGTTTAAGCCGGTGGAAGTGTCCATGATGCTGTCTTCCTTCTCCAATATGGAGACGATCCACATCGCGGCCTATGCCCTGCTGCTGGAAACCATCGGCATGCCGGACAGCGAATTCTCCGCCTTCATGGAATACAAGGAGATGGCCGCCAAGCACGACTATCTCGGCCAGTTCGACACCAAGACGAATGAAGACATCGCCGTCTCCATGGCCGTGTTTGGTGCGTTCACGGAAGGTCTGCAGCTGTTTGCGTCCTTCGCGATGCTGATGAACTTCCCGCGTTTCAACAAGATGAAAGGCATGGGCCAGATCGTCAGCTGGTCGGTGCGCGACGAGTCGCTGCACTGCGAAGGCATGATCAAGCTGTTCCACACCTTCTGCGCCGAAACCGGCGTGATGACGGACGAACTGCGCGAGCGCATCCGCGAATGCTGCCGCACCGTGGTCAGCCTCGAAGACAAGTTCATCGAGCTGGCCTTCGAAATGGGCCCGGTCGAAGGCATGACGGCAGACGACATCAAGAACTATATCCGCTACATCGCCGACTGGCGCCTCGGCCAGCTGAAGCTGGAGCCGATCTATGGTGTCACCAAGCACCCGATCCCGTGGCTGACGGAGATCCTGAACGGTGTCGAGCACGCGAACTTCTTCGAACAGCGCGCCACGGAATATTCCAAGGGCGCCACGAAGGGCGACTGGCACGGCGATGACGGCGTCTGGACCAAGTTCGACAAGCGCCCCGCCGGCAAGCCGGACAATGTCCCCGCCGAATAA
- a CDS encoding tyrosine-protein phosphatase: MKDRILPLEGVRNFRDFGGYASRHGGHVKQGRLFRSGHYAEATHGDLQQIRQKRIAVQADLRRPDERERQPGKWSAPMTITHDGGREHEAPHHQFLTKVEADAEKAEAWMTDYYRVAPFKAHHKELFATWFSHLAELKDDEAGLVNCAAGKDRTGILCALTHHVLGVAQDDIHADYILTNEAVDVDGRLGEIATMFNAHIGKNYEPEVFRPFIGVRLPYLETAMGTIIGEVGSIDTYLTETLGVTEAQQDTIREKLLEG, from the coding sequence ATGAAAGATCGTATCCTGCCGCTCGAAGGTGTTCGCAATTTCCGGGATTTCGGAGGCTATGCCTCCCGCCATGGAGGCCACGTAAAGCAGGGGCGGCTGTTCCGCTCCGGCCATTATGCCGAGGCCACGCATGGCGATCTGCAACAGATACGGCAGAAGCGGATCGCCGTGCAGGCAGATCTGCGCCGCCCCGACGAGCGCGAGCGCCAGCCGGGCAAATGGTCCGCCCCGATGACCATCACCCATGATGGCGGCCGCGAACATGAGGCGCCGCACCATCAGTTCCTGACAAAAGTCGAGGCCGACGCCGAAAAGGCCGAGGCCTGGATGACCGATTACTACCGGGTCGCCCCCTTCAAGGCGCACCACAAGGAATTGTTCGCCACCTGGTTCAGCCATCTGGCGGAGCTGAAAGACGACGAGGCGGGCCTCGTGAACTGCGCCGCGGGGAAGGACCGCACCGGCATTCTCTGCGCGCTGACCCACCATGTGCTGGGCGTCGCGCAGGACGACATCCACGCAGACTACATCCTCACCAATGAGGCCGTGGATGTGGACGGGCGTCTTGGCGAGATCGCCACCATGTTCAACGCCCATATCGGCAAGAATTACGAGCCGGAAGTCTTCCGCCCCTTCATCGGCGTGCGGCTGCCCTATCTCGAAACCGCCATGGGCACGATCATCGGCGAAGTCGGCTCCATCGACACCTACCTCACCGAAACCCTCGGCGTGACCGAGGCCCAGCAGGACACGATCCGCGAGAAGCTGCTGGAGGGCTGA
- a CDS encoding UrcA family protein: protein MMKQMIAAAALVAVVPFAASAEISTPITVDISYDHDLLASDSGAELVLSDIRSQARSACTSSGSKFGRGPVVDRDCADDVMAQAAVKILQEREEMGLATAPKFARLASVETASYEQR from the coding sequence ATGATGAAACAAATGATTGCGGCCGCCGCCCTCGTTGCCGTCGTGCCGTTCGCCGCCTCCGCTGAAATTTCGACACCGATCACCGTCGACATCTCCTATGACCACGACCTGCTGGCATCCGATTCGGGCGCCGAGCTCGTGCTCTCTGACATTCGCTCCCAGGCCCGCAGCGCCTGCACCTCTTCCGGCAGCAAGTTCGGCCGCGGCCCGGTTGTCGACCGTGACTGCGCCGACGACGTGATGGCCCAGGCTGCCGTCAAGATCCTCCAGGAGCGTGAAGAAATGGGCCTGGCAACAGCGCCGAAGTTCGCCCGCCTCGCATCGGTCGAAACTGCCTCTTACGAACAACGCTAG
- a CDS encoding EAL domain-containing protein: MENCLSHLTSSLVSKDSDTLDTGKSDLFASALAVVREHLGLDVTYISEITERHMVYHHVCDPAGLDAPDDNRLQAGDVLAHKNTYCHNVSVGNLPELICDTQEVPFSRDLSVTKNLNIASHIGVPIQLKDGRIYGMMCGFSHTPNKTLNERDLATMRIFANLVGEHLDEKIRTEAITETKRRRVRDVLDSGSLDVAFQPIVNITSMQTVGYEALSRFSGPGACPPDILFAEAGDVGCLAELELHAIEKALSAMPLLEPRQFLSVNASPSTIISEDFIQLVSQYPLQRIVVEVTEHAQVASYDQLKSALAPLRRQGTRLAVDDAGAGYASMRHILQLHPDIIKLDMSITRDLDSCAAHRALVRALVSFTLETRGHVVAEGIEKDSELAILRELGVHKGQGYLLGRPSTTLPDRPETDLRLRA; encoded by the coding sequence ATGGAAAATTGTCTCTCGCATCTGACGAGTTCACTGGTATCGAAGGATTCCGATACCCTGGACACAGGCAAGTCAGATCTCTTTGCGTCCGCGCTTGCGGTCGTTCGCGAACATCTCGGCCTGGATGTTACCTATATTTCTGAAATCACCGAGCGGCACATGGTCTACCACCATGTCTGCGACCCGGCAGGCCTGGACGCCCCGGACGATAACCGGCTGCAGGCCGGCGACGTGCTGGCGCACAAGAATACCTATTGCCACAATGTCTCCGTCGGCAATCTGCCCGAGCTGATCTGCGACACGCAGGAGGTCCCGTTTTCGCGCGACCTCTCGGTCACGAAAAACCTGAACATCGCCTCGCATATCGGTGTCCCGATCCAGCTGAAAGACGGGCGGATTTACGGCATGATGTGCGGCTTCAGCCACACGCCGAACAAAACGCTGAACGAACGCGACCTGGCGACCATGCGGATCTTCGCCAATCTGGTGGGCGAGCATCTGGACGAGAAAATCCGTACCGAAGCAATCACCGAAACCAAGCGCCGCCGCGTGCGCGACGTGCTCGACTCCGGGTCGCTGGACGTTGCCTTCCAGCCAATCGTCAACATCACGAGCATGCAGACTGTGGGCTATGAGGCCCTCAGCCGCTTTTCCGGCCCGGGCGCCTGCCCGCCGGACATCCTGTTTGCAGAAGCCGGCGATGTCGGCTGCCTCGCCGAACTGGAACTGCACGCGATCGAAAAGGCCCTCAGCGCCATGCCGCTGCTGGAACCGCGCCAGTTCCTGTCGGTCAACGCCTCGCCCTCAACGATTATCAGCGAAGACTTCATCCAGCTGGTGTCGCAATACCCGCTGCAGCGGATCGTCGTCGAAGTGACAGAGCATGCGCAGGTCGCCTCCTACGACCAGCTGAAAAGCGCGCTCGCCCCGCTGCGCCGCCAGGGTACGCGCCTTGCCGTGGACGATGCGGGTGCCGGCTATGCCTCCATGCGCCATATCCTCCAGCTGCATCCTGACATCATCAAGCTGGACATGAGCATCACGCGGGACCTGGATTCCTGCGCCGCCCACCGGGCGCTCGTCCGCGCGCTGGTGTCGTTCACGCTGGAAACCCGCGGCCATGTGGTTGCAGAAGGGATCGAGAAAGATTCGGAGCTCGCCATCCTGCGCGAACTCGGCGTGCACAAGGGACAGGGTTACCTGCTCGGGCGCCCGTCGACGACACTGCCCGACCGGCCCGAAACGGACCTGCGCCTGCGCGCCTGA
- a CDS encoding AMP nucleosidase, translating to MSKLTTPEAVIDALEKLYAEAVEAQAAALDKFLHEGTPPDPALRASGAFCYPQIRIVYNPDGPAPRISRSFGRISEPGTYISTFTRPDFFRPYLMEQLTPLLKYYEIEVFVEPSQSEMPYGYVWEQGQASGLEEISPAELARHFPSPDLAEIGDEVADGELYEPFTERPLALFDALRTDFSLKRLQHYTGTPVEHFQHYILFTNYHRYVDAFCDWGLEQLANDSRYTSLSVPGGLEITEPTDTSRAEIDASPWRRSQMPAYHLRAPNNTGITLVNIGVGPSNAKTITDHLAVIRPQCWLMVGHCGGLRHSQAIGDYVLAHAYLREDHVLDSVLPPEIPIPALAEVQIALQESAAHVTGESGDELKKRLRTGTVVTTDDRNWELRFSASAPRFNKSRAIAIEMESATIAANGYRLRVPYGVLLCVSDKPLHGEIKLPGAANRFYERAIGEHIRIGIETLERLAADKGAKLHSRKLRSFDEPPFR from the coding sequence ATGTCAAAACTCACTACACCTGAAGCCGTCATTGACGCCCTCGAAAAGCTCTACGCTGAGGCCGTTGAGGCGCAAGCCGCCGCCCTCGATAAATTCCTGCATGAAGGCACGCCGCCAGATCCGGCGCTGCGGGCCTCCGGCGCCTTTTGCTATCCGCAGATCCGGATCGTCTACAATCCGGACGGGCCAGCCCCGCGGATCTCCCGCTCCTTCGGACGCATCTCGGAACCCGGCACCTATATCTCCACCTTCACCCGGCCGGACTTTTTCCGCCCCTACCTGATGGAACAGCTGACCCCGCTGCTGAAGTATTACGAGATCGAGGTCTTCGTCGAACCCTCGCAATCGGAAATGCCTTACGGCTATGTATGGGAGCAGGGGCAGGCCTCCGGTCTTGAGGAAATTTCCCCGGCAGAACTCGCCCGCCACTTCCCGAGCCCGGACCTCGCGGAGATCGGCGATGAAGTGGCCGATGGCGAACTCTACGAGCCTTTCACAGAACGCCCGCTGGCCCTGTTCGATGCCCTGCGGACCGATTTCTCCCTGAAGCGGCTGCAGCATTATACCGGCACGCCGGTGGAGCATTTCCAGCACTATATTCTGTTCACGAACTATCACCGCTATGTCGATGCATTCTGCGACTGGGGACTGGAGCAGCTGGCCAATGACTCGCGCTACACGTCGCTGTCTGTGCCGGGCGGTCTGGAGATTACCGAGCCGACGGACACCTCCCGCGCCGAGATCGATGCCTCCCCCTGGCGCCGGTCGCAGATGCCGGCCTATCACCTGCGCGCGCCGAATAATACCGGCATCACTCTGGTCAATATCGGCGTGGGCCCGTCCAATGCGAAAACGATCACGGACCATCTGGCCGTCATCCGTCCGCAATGCTGGCTGATGGTCGGCCATTGCGGCGGCCTTCGCCATTCGCAGGCCATCGGGGACTATGTTCTGGCCCATGCCTATCTGCGTGAAGACCATGTGCTGGACTCCGTCCTGCCGCCGGAGATCCCGATCCCGGCGCTGGCAGAGGTTCAGATCGCGCTGCAGGAATCGGCGGCCCATGTCACCGGCGAGTCCGGCGACGAGCTGAAGAAGCGCCTGCGCACCGGCACTGTGGTGACCACGGACGACCGCAACTGGGAACTGCGCTTCTCGGCCTCGGCCCCGCGGTTCAACAAGTCCCGCGCCATTGCCATCGAGATGGAAAGCGCGACCATCGCCGCGAATGGCTATCGCCTCCGCGTGCCCTATGGCGTGCTGCTCTGCGTATCGGACAAGCCGCTGCATGGCGAGATCAAGCTGCCCGGCGCCGCCAACCGTTTCTACGAACGGGCCATCGGCGAACATATCCGTATCGGGATCGAGACACTGGAACGTCTCGCCGCCGACAAGGGCGCCAAACTCCACAGCCGAAAACTCCGCAGCTTCGACGAGCCGCCGTTCCGGTAG
- a CDS encoding alpha/beta hydrolase, with amino-acid sequence MRFISAALMSLIAWMAMPALASAADVYRDVVYNHMPAVSDGNFTMDIYAPDEAEDLPIIIMVHGGAWTYGNKQNAIGEKQADFFTDEGFIYISINYRLAPDHPFPAAVEDLASAIAFVYRNAEDYGGDPDSIFLMGHSSGAHSVALVSIDPQYLRNEGLSLGVIKGTVPLDGASYNLVRTGERKGELPRFYRPAFGSKETVWREASPTLHVMDGRRIPPFRILYVDRPVSPDRAKELAETLREHGYDAEAVLAKNRSHKSLNNRLGMDGDKYGPMIADFFRSQMN; translated from the coding sequence ATGCGTTTCATATCCGCCGCACTTATGAGTTTGATTGCCTGGATGGCCATGCCCGCGCTGGCCTCAGCCGCCGACGTGTATCGCGATGTGGTCTACAACCACATGCCCGCGGTGAGCGATGGCAATTTCACCATGGACATCTACGCCCCGGACGAGGCCGAAGACCTGCCCATCATCATCATGGTGCATGGCGGCGCGTGGACCTATGGCAACAAGCAGAATGCCATCGGCGAGAAACAGGCGGACTTTTTCACCGATGAAGGCTTCATCTATATCTCGATCAATTACCGCCTGGCGCCGGACCACCCCTTCCCGGCCGCGGTGGAAGACCTCGCCTCCGCCATCGCCTTCGTCTACCGCAATGCCGAGGATTATGGCGGCGACCCGGATTCCATTTTCCTGATGGGGCACTCATCCGGCGCCCACTCTGTCGCGCTGGTTTCCATCGACCCGCAATATCTGCGCAATGAAGGCCTGAGCCTAGGCGTGATCAAAGGCACCGTGCCGCTGGACGGCGCCTCCTACAATCTGGTGCGCACCGGCGAGCGGAAAGGCGAGCTGCCGCGTTTCTACCGGCCGGCCTTCGGCAGCAAGGAAACCGTCTGGCGCGAAGCCTCCCCCACGCTTCATGTGATGGATGGCCGGCGCATCCCGCCGTTCCGGATTCTCTATGTCGACCGGCCGGTCTCCCCGGACCGGGCCAAGGAACTGGCCGAAACGCTGCGCGAGCATGGCTATGACGCCGAAGCCGTGCTGGCGAAGAACCGCTCCCACAAGAGCCTCAACAACAGGCTCGGCATGGACGGCGACAAATACGGCCCGATGATCGCAGACTTCTTCCGCAGCCAGATGAATTAG